One Vitis vinifera cultivar Pinot Noir 40024 chromosome 8, ASM3070453v1 genomic window carries:
- the LOC100244740 gene encoding phospholipid-transporting ATPase 1: MELHNNSTSFEISGASSRVQEKWNKPQRSRHKSVQFEEDLIHEEDPRLIYINDWRRTNDKYEFTGNGIRTSKYTLITFLPKNIFIQFHRVAYLYFLGIAALNQLPPLAVFGRTVSLFPLLFVLCVTAVKDGYEDWRRHRSDEVENNREALVLYAGQFQKKKWKKIQAGEVVKIYADETIPCDMVLLGTSDPSGIAYIQTMNLDGESNLKTRYARQETASMVLDVGAISGLIKCEQPNRNIYEFKANMEFNGQRFPLNQSNIILRGCQLKNTEWVIGVVVYAGQETKAMLNSAASPSKRSKLEIYMNRETLWLSFFLFIMCLAVAVGMGLWLERHKNQLDTLPYYRKRYFTTGRFNGKSYKYYGIYMETFFSFLSSIIVFQIMIPISLYITMELVRLGQSYFMIEDKHMYDSSSDTRFQCRSLNINEDLGQVRYVFSDKTGTLTENKMEFRRASVYGKNYGSFLIRADPLEENGSVHATTVEGRGQKLKSQIAIDNELMELLHKDLAGDERIAAHEFFLTLAACNTVIPIPTSSASCTESGLHEYVGAINYQGESPDEQALVAAASAYGYTLFERTSGHIVIDVNGEKLRLDLLGLHEFDSVRKRMSVVIRFPNDTVKVLVKGADSSMFSILAEDSGRNGHVRPATQSHLTEYSSQGLRTLVVAARDLTDEELSEWQCKYEDASTSLTDRSVKLRQTAAFIECKLNLLGATGIEDKLQDGVPEAIESLRQAGIKVWVLTGDKQETAISIGLSSKLLTTDMNQIIINGNSEDECRSLLADAKAKYFVKSLDCGSKYLKYKKDAEVTLDNTKSSTMPQQHSGKEEEMLSTSHALIIDGNSLVYILEKDLESELFDLATSCKVVLCCRVAPLQKAGIVDLIKSRTDDMTLAIGDGANDVSMIQMADVGVGICGQEGRQAVMASDFAMGQFRFLKRLLLVHGHWNYQRVGYLVLYNFYRNAVFVLMLFWYILSTAFSTTSALTDLSSVFYSLIYTSIPTIVVGILDKDLNDETLLQYPRLYGAGHRQESYNMRLFWITMIDTLWQSLVIFYIPVFIYSDSSIDIWSMGSLWTITVVILVNVHLAMDVQRWIFITHVAVWGSIIITYACLIAVDSIPIFPNYGTIYHLAKSPSYWLSIFLILTIALLPRFLFKVIRQNFWPSDIQIAREAEILGDQPDNLPSKSNALYKLTASMWDK, encoded by the exons ATGGAGCTGCATAACAACTCCACGAGCTTTGAAATTTCGGGCGCATCTTCTCGAGTCCAGGAAAAGTGGAACAAACCCCAAAGGAGCCGCCATAAAAGTGTGCAGTTTGAAGAGGATCTGATACATGAGGAGGATCCGAGGTTGATTTATATAAATGATTGGAGGAGGACGAATGATAAGTATGAGTTCACAGGGAATGGGATCCGGACTAGCAAGTACACATTGATCACTTTCTTGCCCAAGAACATCTTCATACAGTTCCATCGTGTTGCTTATTTGTATTTTCTGGGTATTGCTGCTCTTAACCAGCTTCCGCCTCTGGCTGTCTTTGGGAGAACAGTATCTCTTTTTCCTCTCCTCTTTGTGCTTTGTGTTACAGCTGTTAAAGATGGCTATGAAGATTGGCGGAGGCACAGGTCAGATGAAGTGGAGAACAACCGTGAGGCTCTGGTGCTTTATGCTGGTCAATTTcagaagaaaaaatggaaaaagatacAAGCTGGTGAGGTGGTGAAGATCTATGCAGATGAGACAATTCCTTGTGACATGGTTTTGCTAGGGACGAGTGATCCCAGCGGAATTGCCTACATTCAGACAATGAATTTGGATGGTGAGTCAAACCTGAAGACAAGGTATGCTAGGCAGGAAACTGCTTCGATGGTGCTTGATGTGGGAGCCATATCAGGGCTCATCAAATGTGAACAACCTAATAGGAATATTTATGAGTTCAAGGCGAATATGGAGTTCAATGGGCAAAGATTTCCCCTCAACCAATCAAACATCATTCTGCGTGGTTGTCAGTTGAAGAACACAGAATGGGTAATTGGCGTAGTGGTGTATGCGGGACAGGAAACAAAAGCAATGTTGAACAGTGCAGCCTCTCCTTCCAAAAGAAGCAAACTGGAAATTTACATGAACAGAGAGACCCTGTGgttgtctttttttctttttatcatgtGTCTTGCCGTGGCCGTTGGAATGGGTTTATGGCTTGAACGACACAAAAACCAGCTTGACACTCTGCCTTATTACAGGAAAAGATACTTCACCACTGGGAGGTTTAATGggaaatcatataaatattatggGATTTATATGGaaacctttttctcttttttgagTTCTATTATAGTGTTTCAGATAATGATACCAATATCtctgtatattacaatggagtTGGTTCGGTTGGGGCAGTCGTACTTTATGATTGAAGACAAGCATATGTATGACAGTAGCTCCGACACGAGGTTTCAGTGCAGATCTTTGAATATTAATGAGGATTTGGGTCAAGTACGATATGTATTTTCAGACAAGACAGGGACACTTACTGAAAACAAAATGGAATTCCGAAGAGCTAGTGTATATGGGAAGAATTATGGAAGCTTCTTGATTAGGGCTGATCCATTGGAGGAAAATGGTTCAG TACATGCAACAACTGTAGAGGGAAGGGGACAGAAGCTTAAATCTCAAATTGCCATTGATAATGAACTCATGGAATTGTTGCATAAAGACCTAGCTGGAGATGAAAGGATTGCAGCACATGAGTTTTTCCTCACACTGGCTGCATGTAATACTGTGATCCCTATTCCTACTTCATCTGCTAGTTGCACAGAGAGTGGATTACATGAATATGTAGGAGCTATCAATTATCAGGGTGAATCTCCTGATGAGCAAGCGCTAGTTGCTGCAGCTTCTGCTTATGGATATACTCTTTTTGAGCGCACATCTGGCCATATTGTGATTGATGTCAATGGCGAGAAACTAAG GCTGGATCTGTTGGGTCTGCATGAGTTTGATAGCGTGCGCAAAAGAATGTCTGTTGTCATCAGATTCCCCAATGATACTGTGAAAGTCTTGGTGAAAGGTGCTGATTCTTCAATGTTTAGCATTTTAGCAGAAGACAGTGGGAGGAATGGTCATGTAAGGCCTGCAACTCAGAGCCATTTGACCGAATATTCATCACAAGGCTTACGCACACTTGTAGTTGCTGCTAGGGATCTCACTGATGAGGAACTTTCAGAGTGGCAGTGCAAGTATGAAGATGCAAGCACTTCATTGACTGATAGATCTGTAAAACTTCGTCAAACAGCAGCTTTCATTGAATGCAAGTTAAATCTTCTTGGGGCTACTGGGATTGAAGACAAGCTACAGGATGGTGTACCAGAAGCCATTGAGTCTCTTCGGCAGGCTGGAATCAAGGTCTGGGTTCTAACTGGAGATAAGCAGGAGACAGCGATTTCAATTGGTCTCTCTAGCAAACTCCTGACTACAGATATGAATCAGATTATTATAAATGGGAATTCAGAGGATGAGTGTAGAAGTCTTTTGGCTGATGCTAAGGCCAAATATTTTGTGAAATCATTAGATTGCGGAAGTAagtatttgaaatataaaaaggaTGCTGAAGTCACTCTGGACAACACAAAGTCTTCTACCATGCCACAACAGCATTCAGGGAAGGAAGAAGAGATGCTGAGCACATCACATGCACTCATAATTGATGGGAATAGCCTGGTGTACATTTTAGAGAAAGATCTGGAGTCAGAG CTTTTCGACCTTGCAACTTCCTGTAAGGTTGTCCTTTGCTGTCGTGTTGCACCCTTGCAAAAAGCTGGAATTGTTGATCTAATTAAGAGTCGTACTGATGATATGACACTTGCTATAGGAGATG GTGCCAACGATGTTTCAATGATTCAAATGGCAGATGTTGGTGTGGGAATATGTGGTCAGGAGGGGCGTCAAGCAGTAATGGCATCGGATTTTGCAATGGGACAGTTTCGGTTTCTGAAAAGATTGCTTCTGGTGCATGGACACTGGAATTATCAGCGTGTTGGTTATTTGGTTCTTTACAACTTCTACCGCAATGCTGTTTTTGTTTTGATGCTATTCTg GTATATACTGTCCACAGCTTTTTCAACAACTTCGGCATTAACAGATTTGAGCAGTGTATTCTATTCACTTATCTATACCTCCATCCCTACCATTGTTGTTGGCATTCTGGATAAGGACCTTAATGATGAGACACTACTCCAGTATCCAAGACTTTATGGCGCGGGACATAGACAGGAAAGTTACAATATGCGCCTCTTCTGGATCACAATGATTGACACGCTATGGCAGAGTCTTGTTATCTTTTATATACCTGTTTTCATCTATAGCGATAGTTCAATTGATATATGGAGTATGGGTAGTTTGTGGACAATCACTGTTGTTATTCTTGTGAATGTACACTTGGCAATGGACGTTCAACGATGGATATTCATTACTCATGTTGCAGTATGGGGATCAATTATCATTACATATGCTTGTCTGATTGCAGTGGATTCTATACCTATCTTCCCCAATTACGG GACAATTTATCATCTGGCAAAGTCACCTTCCTATTGGCTGTCTATTTTTCTTATACTAACCATAGCATTGCTTCCTCGCTTTCTTTTTAAAGTTATACGTCAGAATTTTTGGCCTTCGGATATCCAGATAGCTAGAGAAGCTGAGATACTGGGAGACCAGCCTGATAATTTGCCTTCAAAATCAA ATGCTTTATACAAGTTGACTGCCAGCATGTGGGACAAATGA
- the LOC100263760 gene encoding transcription elongation factor TFIIS: protein MERELVELFESAKKAADAAATDGVSSNGPEVGRCVDALKQLKSFPVTYEALASTQVGKRLRHLTKHPKGKIQSLASDLLEMWKKVVIDETRNKKNGGLDNNGSAKAEVSKTETVKVEMAHKAGGVKVEKASKVETVKIEKFDRGSSTKPGSVSRSETIKVEKRVENVDERKQFSSVKKPPQASNGPPKLTAMIKCNDALRDKVRELLAEALFKVASEADEDIKDEVNACDPIRVAVSVESVMFEKMGRSNGTQKFKYRSIMFNIKDPNNPDLRRKVLLGEVKPDRLINMSPEEMASNQRQRENSQIKEKALFDCERGGPPKATTDQFKCGRCGQRKTTYYQLQTRSADEPMTTFVTCVNCNNHWKFC, encoded by the exons ATGGAGAGAGAGTTGGTGGAATTGTTCGAATCGGCGAAGAAAGCGGCGGATGCTGCCGCCACCGACGGAGTTTCGTCGAACGGACCGGAGGTGGGCCGGTGCGTGGATGCGTTGAAACAGCTGAAGAGTTTTCCGGTGACGTATGAGGCTCTTGCATCGACGCAG gtAGGGAAACGGCTTCGACATCTCACAAAACACCCTAAGGGGAAGATCCAGAGTCTGGCTTCTGACTTGCTTGAGATGTGGAAAAAGGTAGTCATTGATGAaacaagaaataagaaaaatggtGGCCTTGATAATAACGGTTCAGCAAAGGCCGAGGTTTCAAAGACAGAGACAGTCAAAGTTGAGATGGCTCATAAGGCAGGTGGGGTAAAGGTTGAGAAGGCTTCAAAGGTTGAAACTGTCAAGATTGAGAAATTTGATAGAGGCAGTTCAACAAAGCCTGGTAGTGTTTCTAGGTCAGAAACTATCAAGGTTGAGAAAAGGGTTGAAAATGTGGATGAAAGGAAACAATTTTCCAGTGTGAAGAAACCACCACAAGCATCTAATGGTCCTCCTAAGCTCACTGCAATGATCAAATGCAATGATGCCTTGCGTGACAAAGTTCGGGAGCTTCTGGCAGAAGCTCTGTTCAAAGTTGCTAGCGAGGCTGATGAGGACATAAAGGATGAGGTAAATGCATGTGATCCAATTCGAGTTGCTGTCTCAGTAGAATCTGTAATGTTTGAGAAGATGGGTCGATCCAATGGGACCCAGAAGTTTAAGTACAGATCCATAATGTTCAACATCAAGGATCCAAACAACCCAGATTTAAGGAGAAAAGTTCTTCTCGGAGAGGTGAAGCCAGACAGGCTTATCAATATGAGCCCAGAAGAAATGGCCAGTAATCAGAGGCAACGTGAAAATAGCCAAATCAAAGAGAAAGCTTTATTTGATTGTGAGCGTGGTGGCCCACCAAAGGCCACAACTGATCAGTTCAAGTGTGGTCGCTGTGGTCAGCGCAAGACCACTTATTATCAACTGCAGACGCGGAGTGCAGATGAACCAATGACAACCTTTGTAACATGTGTAAACTGCAACAACCATTGGAAGTTCTGTTAG